Sequence from the Podarcis raffonei isolate rPodRaf1 chromosome 16, rPodRaf1.pri, whole genome shotgun sequence genome:
ATGATAAGGCTCATTTTGAAATGAACACGGAAGGAAAGTTTTGGGTGTTCAACATCCCAGTCAACTACCCAGCTAATGCATaatgaagaaggggaggagggcaAATAACTGTTCAGCTTTCACTGTGTTTTATGCGCTTTTAAAGATTAAATTAATGATTTTTTAATTAAGTGGTTTCTGCAGTTTTCTAAATAAAATAGAGAGTCGCTCACCTTCAGTTTGGCAGATGTGCAGCAAGTTGGGGGAGATGCTTTTCTGATCTGCTGGATTGGTGACCAGGCAGGTGATTTTGGGCTCTGAGGAGTTGAGCTTCCAGAACAAGTGGAGACTGTTGCCATTGCCAGAGAGGTTATATGACTTTGAACCATCTTCTAAGTCCCTGAAGGCATCTCCTCCTTTCCAAGAGATGTTGAATTCTCCGTTTCCAGGCACCTGACACTGCAGGGTCACATTGCAGCCATCTGGGCTCTTGGAGACAACTTGGGAGAGGATTTTTGGTTCTGGGACTGGTTCTGTGGAAAAACATATGAAAAGCtcatacgtttccaagcacaattcaaagtgttggtgctgaactttaaagccctttaaagcctcagcccagtatacctgaaggagcgtttccacccccacactgaggtccagctttgagggccttctggtggttccctccctgcgagaagtgaagtcacagggaaccaggcagagggccttctcagtggtggcacccgcactgtggaacgccctcccgtcagatgtcaaggaaataaacaactatctgacttttagaagacatctgaaggcagccctgtttagggaagatttaatgtttgatcttgcatcgtggttttaatattctgttgggagccgctcagagtggcttgggaaacccagccagatgtccaGCAACATCACTGCTGAAGGAGAAAAAACTTGGCTCTTTTTCCAGGCTCTATTCCACAATAAATAGACACAGGTGAATAAAGAACTACTTACCATACACAGAGAGATGGAAAGTGTAATCTTCATACTGTGTGGAAGTAAACCTCACTCTAATGGAATATTTGCCACTGTCATCCATTTCCAAGTCTTTGATCCTCATGGTGGTCTCATTGGCCATCTCCAGTCTTGGCCCAAACCTGTCCTCTGGATTGAGCCTCTCCAGTCTTCCTTCCCTCAATTCAGCCAGCTGAAATCTCAAACCATTTCCCCCCTGGAAATCCCACTCAATTGTTTTCAGTGTTTCCAAGGGGGGAATACCTACAGGGAGCAACACACAGCCTCCCAGGATCCCATTTAACGTCTCCTTGTGGGGATTCTGTACTCTGATACTTGCAGTACCTGAAAAAGTTCAGGGAGatggagaagaaggaaggaaaagggagaaaCAAAGTCAAAGAAAGGGACAATGGTTGGAAAAGTCTCTCAGAATCACCGGCTTAAAGCTTTTGGATTTCTGCTCGCCTATTAATTTCAGGAATTGACCTTTACTCAAGCTTTTAAGTTATTCTCTTTGTATGTTTCTGTGGACAAGCaccaataaaaaaatgaaatggttTCTGAATCCTGGGAGCCCCGATTAAAGCACATGCCAAATTCTGTATGTCTGGGAAGGGTTCCCTGGATAGAGAGGTTTTAAGCAGGCGTCAAAAAGAGTGCATTAAGGACACCTGCCTGGTGCCAAGAGGCAGGCAGTTCCGAAGTCTAGGTTCTGCTACTTTAAGATTATGATTTCTTGCAGGTGTGAAAtgaatattatgtggcacttgtaagtAGTACCAATTCAAGAGTTATGGGTTAAGGTGATCCTGAAATAAACTGGTCTCAAGCTATTGAGGGCTTTATGTACCAATAGTAATGCCTAAAATTTAGTCCCATAACATAATgccagccaatgcagatctctgagGAGAGGTGTTAAATGTGGACAGGGTCTTACTCATACCAGCAATTATACACTAAGTGCAGCTTTTAATTCAAGCCCAAAAGGAGACGCACTCAGAGTACATTGGATATCATTATTCAATTCTAAAAGGTGCTTTGTCAGACTGCAGAAACATCATTGCAAACTGCCTTTTTGAACACAAAGCAGCCAGATATTCCAGGGCTGAGTCTTTGAAGGATCGCTTGCGGGACCAGCTTTCCCCAGCTAAAGCTGAAATGAAATTTCCTGCAAAGAAGAATCCCTCCATTTTGAGAGGAAGAAAACTGAGGCATCTCACTCTGTTCCAACCCTAAAATGCACTTGCTTGAGAAGGAAGCAGTACTGTTTCAAACGATTTTGTAGTCGGCGGCCTCTGCATCCATCCATTACAGAACAGCGAGTCTCCTGGCTGCATCCCCTCTGTTGTTTGCGCTCTGCTGCTATTGTAGCATATTTTTGATGTCACCAAATAACAGAGCCATGAAGGGATTGTGAGGCCGCTTCAGCAGACAGGGAGCCCTTCTACACAAACGTCTTTTCCTGCAAAAACACGCGCATATCACCTTATGAAGCCTTGGAGGACTTACCAGAGGGAGAAGAAAGCAAAGACAGAGTCAGAAGAAAGAGCTCCAGGCTTCGTTTGCAGCCATTCGCAGCCCCCTTTTGCCTGCTGCGTGGAGGACTCCTCTTCAAGACACACAGACATTGGTCGTTCATCGTAAATCCATTCAGAAGATGGGTCTTAAAGCTGTGTGAAGTGATGAGAGGTTGAGCATTCTCTGTGTGCCGAAAAGAGGAAGGTGGGGGCGTTTATGGAGAGGAGAGGTGTGGTTACGAGCTGGCAGACAGCCCATTTTCTTCGACCTCCAGCTGGTCTTAGCTCCTTCTTAGTAGAGTCTGCCAAtgcacagaataatagaattgtaagcACCGGGAGAGATTGTAAGCACCATGGAGAAAAATGCATTCCCTTCGGACCCCATGAGCCTCTCTGCATGTCACACCCATTCCCAGACCTGCTTTGTGTGCAGTGAAACTCCCTCGTTTGCAAATGCCAAATTCACATTCATTCTCCAGCCTGTTTTGCCTCTCTTCTCACCGACCACCGGCACATGGTCCTCACTCAGGTTGAacaaagtttcccatccctgccttaagcTGACCAGGCTCCTGTTTTCTTCCTCTGGCTCCACTTTCAAAACTTCCTTTCACTTTCCATGGCTGATGTAAAGGTTCAAAATTCCAGCTGATGACCACCATTAAGGggacgcaggtgacgctgtgggttaaaccacagagcctaggacttgccgatcagaagcttcaAGATTCCAGCTGATCACCATCATTAAGAACTCTGTGAAAAGTGcccctgggcatgtgcagagggctttcccttcctccccactcaAGCGCTGCTCTCGCCAGGCGTAATGCTGGGCAACTGCATATCCCCAGGCAGAGTTTTGGACTTCAATTTATCTGAAGGCTGAAGATGGAGTATGATGCTCCTTCCATCAATGCCTTCTAAGAGGCACGGCTCATAGTCAGTCCTCTGGGAGAGAGAGCAGCCTTTGCAAAATGATGAAAAGCAGGCAGAGAGGAGAAAGTGTAGCAGGGCGTTCTTGGCTGTCCCAGGCTCCATCCTTAGGTGCAACTCACAAAAGTTATTCACGTGTGATGTTTGCTT
This genomic interval carries:
- the LOC128404099 gene encoding SLAM family member 9-like isoform X2, whose product is MNDQCLCVLKRSPPRSRQKGAANGCKRSLELFLLTLSLLSSPSGTASIRVQNPHKETLNGILGGCVLLPVGIPPLETLKTIEWDFQGGNGLRFQLAELREGRLERLNPEDRFGPRLEMANETTMRIKDLEMDDSGKYSIRVRFTSTQYEDYTFHLSVYEPVPEPKILSQVVSKSPDGCNVTLQCQVPGNGEFNISWKGGDAFRDLEDGSKSYNLSGNGNSLHLFWKLNSSEPKITCLVTNPADQKSISPNLLHICQTEGV
- the LOC128404099 gene encoding SLAM family member 9-like isoform X1, translating into MNDQCLCVLKRSPPRSRQKGAANGCKRSLELFLLTLSLLSSPSGTASIRVQNPHKETLNGILGGCVLLPVGIPPLETLKTIEWDFQGGNGLRFQLAELREGRLERLNPEDRFGPRLEMANETTMRIKDLEMDDSGKYSIRVRFTSTQYEDYTFHLSVYEPVPEPKILSQVVSKSPDGCNVTLQCQVPGNGEFNISWKGGDAFRDLEDGSKSYNLSGNGNSLHLFWKLNSSEPKITCLVTNPADQKSISPNLLHICQTEVFTGDRQLIQHWRWGFLINLLLFLAVFGIMTRKTRRKMSPKGGV